Part of the Leptodactylus fuscus isolate aLepFus1 chromosome 6, aLepFus1.hap2, whole genome shotgun sequence genome, GGTCATGGCGTTCTAAACCCCTTGTATGGTTTAGCCCAGCAAAGCACTATTCAATTGTTAGTGGTCAGTGCAGCAAACAATGAAGGAGACATAGCATTTACGCTAGACCTGGGCCCCTTCATTAAGATGATCAACTGGGGCACTAAGAGTCAGACCTCCTCTGATtgtatattgatgacccattccaATATTGTAGACGTAGAAAATCCTTTTAAATTTGGAAGTTGTGGGTGTGGAATGTTATATTAGCTGTTTATACTGAAACATGTAGATATGTGATGTGTCAATGTTAATATTCACTTAGTTATTTTATAACGGTTTAGTTATTGTACTGTGTTTGTCACTATTGTAAAGATTCTTCACCTAAATGGTATGTCGATTTCAAGATAATTGTATTATATTAAATTGTGACAACAACGGTTTGTCACTCAGTCATACATTTGGGGTGTGTCAAAGTATACCATCCTAATGAATAACCGCCCTTCCATCAATGACTCTTCGTCTATATTGCACCCTTTACAGTTTCATAACAATAACATTCAGTTTACAACATCTTTGAAGCTTTATAAAAGCTTCTCCAACAACAAAGATCAAGTAAACGACTTAGCTCAAGCTATAGCATAACTTGTGGCTCCATCCATAGTAGATCTCATTCTATCTCCAACATGACCCAAAGCACCAAGCAGGTTAAATCTGGATCAATCCAAGGAAGCTGCCAAACAACAACTCAAAATGCACCTGTCCATCAAACAACGTCCGCTAATTCCCACCAGGGGACAAGCCATCAGATACGCCACAGAAGACATTTCAGAGCTCCCAGTGTCCATGGAGGATCAGGTGGAAAAGGTATTAGCATCTCCAATCACTTCTCTCAAGGCTGGAACACTGGAATTGCACATAATAGCCATGGAAATCATTTTGCTAGTCATGGAGTTCACAATATATTAAGGTATGATGGTCTCTTATGTTGTAATGAGAAAGAAATCATGCAGCAGCTAAACAACCGGTTGGCTTCATATATGGAAAAGGTATGTTCCTTGGAGCAAGAGAATAGTCAACTGGAGAGGAACATTCGGGAATGGTATGAGAAGAACCAGCCTGATGGTCTGCCTGACTGCAGCAATTACTTGAggaccattcaggagctccaaaACCAGGTAATTTTACAAATTACACCCTCATGGCCTTTATTTTTAGTTGCTAATATAAcgtcaacatattccacagcactgtaatGCTGTGACGAGGtggggtctaagatcggacctcaatggagactgctgtggtccgatcttagactctgtctcctcacagacaagcctccggcagaaccagcgtttattggccgaatgctgtacactgtatagcatttggccaatcaacgctgctcaatgcattcctatgagaaaaagtcagctctcgcataattgcaagctgccagctctgccgactagcaaggacgagcctgctgcagaacctgctgcaggacgagtaagggtcggttcacattagcgcttgcctcccatccggaaggattccgcatgaagacccctccgaacggaatatcagcacaactgcaagcactgtgcagttaaagcgcacaaaccccatagactataatggggtccgtgtgcttgctgcgcactgcctgcatgaatcatattatagtctatggggtccgtgcgctttaactacaagcgctcctcctaaacactctcctcctactactcatggacttggtgaccctccttagtcgaatagtggtttccccagaaacaagcattttttcccatagactataatgggatttgctaTTCGAttgagtaatcgaatattgaggctctactcgaaatgaatatcgaatctcgaatatttcactactcgctcatctctagttacggtACATTGGTAAATATCTGATTTTGATCCATAGTTTTTAGGATTTCTGTTTACCAAAATGTATTATAGTACCATGCCTACTGATCAGATTGCTGAAAcaggtagagactagagatgagcgaacagtaaaatgttcgaggttcgtaattcatttcgagtagcccctcaatattcgactactcgaattgaatattgaaccctattatagtctatgggggggaaaatgctcgtttcaggggtaggcaacgttcgatcaaattatacttaccaagtccacgagtgagggtcgggctggatcctccgagaagtcttctccttgcagcgtccccacagcatcgtccggctctgatttcactctgccaggcatcgggcctgggcagagccgactgcgcatgcccgcactacaagcggacatgtgcagtcggctctgcccatgcccgatgcctggtagagtgaattcagaggcggaagacgccgcggggaagctgcacggagaagacctctaaaggtaggagaagatccagcattgattggccaactgtatagcattcggccaatcagtgctggttctgcatcgaacttttacattcgaatagcgagtggtactcgatcgagtacgagtatttcgaataacgtagtattcgatcgaatacctactcaatcgagtactactcgctcatctctagtagagacattATTTGGATATATAGGTTCAATacaatgaagtcagccatgtggtTCTTCTGCAGGTTTATTGAGGGCTGGCCATATAAAGTTTCATATAATATTTATCCAcagtcagaaatgttttaaagggaacctgtgacaTAGAAAATACTATTTAGTCTGTAGAAAACATGTTATACACCAGAAATAGCCAACTGATACATACGTTTTTGGGAAAAGCCTCAGTATAATCTGTCATTTGTCCATtgacatctctgctctttctGTGTTGAGAAATAATGAAGGTGGTCCTATAAGTGATTGACtgcctccccctataactgtgtATACAGAGAAAGGACCGCCTCCTTTATAGGACTGCCTcattgataggaccgcctccttaacTTCTCAAcaaagaaagagcagagatttcaatagatATATGGCAGGTTATACCAAATATTTTTACACAATgctatatatcagtctgctctgCTCCTTCTGTTCTATAACATGCCACCTGGAGATAAGATTGCATTTTCTatgtggcaggttccctttacatAACAAACAGGGGGTCCTTACCTTCTGAATCTAGTGTACGGCTGACGTCAGTAATGGCAATAGGTAATGACCCCTTGGTTTTTTATTGTAACACATTGCCTATGACTGATTTCTTCctaaaactggacaactccttcatTCCCTTATAGCAATACACCATGTAAAATATAGATTCATATAACTCTAACTGTATTGTTTCATAGATTCCTGCTGCCTATGTGGAAAATACCAAAGTGTTTTTGGACTTGGATAATGCCAAAATGGCTGCTGATGACTTTAAGAACAAGTAAGTTAAAGATGAGACGTCATGAAACCTGACATGTTGAACATAGTGTCTTTACTGTGGGTAACATTTTATAGagcacattatacagaatatttaCTGAACATATTAATATCTAATTCATTTAGGAAATTCAGTATATTTTGCCTTTTGTTCATTTATTCTATAGCCTATATAGTGACTGCTATCTATGTGTGCACGCTTGTATAAGAAAGTAAAAGAGACTGAGCCCAGGATACACGTACAACATGGCAGGTTCTGTTCAATAATTTGTGACATTGATCATAATTGAATGACGTCTTTCTCTATCATTTCAGGCTCCAGCTGGAAATGAGTCTGAGGACAAACATCGAGTCTGATATTAATGGTCTCCAAAGAGTATTAGAAAGACTTAACATGGAGATATGTTCCTTACAGACAACTGTTCAGGACCTTCAGGATGAGCTTCAAGAATTGAAGAAAGGACATCAGGAGGTATCGTGTGGAGTAGTAGGAACTATGGGCGTCAGTTTGAGGATTTTGGAATCTGATGTCTATGGTGGCTGGTCATCTCTTCTTAGAGGAAGATAAGATTAATAGGGTGGCAGCTTCTGAGTACATTTCTAGGTTATTTTCAGTAAGTTTTATAGCTCCAGACTgatattcttattattattattgttacaggAGGTGAACTGTCTACGTACACAGCTCGGTGCCAGGGTCAGTGTTGAAGTGGATGCTGCCCCATGTGTGGATCTAAATAGCGTGTTGTCAAAGATCCGACAACAGTATGAAAATCTGATGGAAAGAAATCTACGAGAGGTTGAAGAAATCTTCCTTGCAAGGGTAAAAAGTCAAGTTGATATGTTTTATGTCCATCTGGTTTACTAGCTTTTCGTATATAACCATTCAGTACAAACTGTAAGGGGGCATTACACGGAGTTTTGTGgcactgattttgccacaataattcgagtaaagaatcagtgccgaaaaaaagactcccattgacttcaatgggttccattctacgcgcgtaaaatggaacccattgaagtcaatgggagtctttttttcaccgctgattctttactcgagttattgtggcaaaattagcgccacaaaactctgtgtgaatgccccctaacggAAATGACTTCTAGATAAAAAGCTGCTGGGCTTGTGCTTTGCATGATTTCTGGGGCAGAATATGAGTAAGGATCCATTTACACTGGTCGATCCTAGTCAGGATCAGCATCGATCAATGAGACAGATGTCAATTGGCAATTCTTCGCATAAGCTTATTTACACAGGACAATGCAAAATGAATGGGGTCACTGATGAGAAAAGGCAATGTGCATCCCATAATTATAAACCAGAAGCACATTGCCCTGGGCAAACAAGgatgtgctgccaataaactgtGAGGCCAAATGAGGAAGGAGTGCTTGCAATAGCCATAGTTCTCCCACTGTTCATTTTGTAATAACCTTTATAAATCGGCCAATGCAAACATGGTGATTGTTATGTTTCTCAATGATCGATGTTCATCCTGACCGGGACTGACCGGTGTAAATGATCTTACCATGCAGCAATGTTGAAGTCATTGATCACAGTTGTGCCATAATGGAGCAGGGTTAAAAAGCAGTCCAAACAACAAGTCTTAACTATATCGATTTTAgatcttgaattttttttagtGACTATCTATTGTTAATTTTAGTCTTTGGTGCAGGGTCCTGAAGCCTTATGACAATGATTGGGAAAAGCTGATTTCTCCGACAACTGTCTCCTTTGTTATAGTGGATGAAGGACCTTGCGGCAGATTTTGCTTTGAGGTTCAGAAATGTATTGGCTTTGACTCTTCATTATTTGATACAGCATCTTCCATCTTATCTTTCTATGTTATTGCAGAGTGAAGAACTGAATCGAGAGGTTATTTCTGGGTCCGAGTTGCTGCAGTCAGTTGCTGGTAACCTCACTGAGTTAAAGCGCACCGTGCAGACTTTAGAAATAGAACTTCAAAGTCAACGAAGCATGGTATGATGTGAAGAAATGTATGTGTGTTCTCCCTGTCATGCTCAGAGCACAGCACACACATGCCGCAAATGTTGGACATGTCCCATACAAACACTACTCACACTGGACATATTTTACATGTGTCAGTCATATGCTGGACATATGCCACACATGCACTGATGAAACATAGAATATTTTCCAAGCATCCCACTTGCACATGCGATTCCACACACATACAACTTGTACATAAAACATGTCCTTCACATGATCCACACACGCTGGACACAAACTACACAAGTGCATAAGGGCTGACTTTTGCTACAATTATGCAGGATACAGAGATATTGCTGATGTCTTCTTAATTTTTATTTCCACCACAGTGGGGTGATAAATCCCACCAGATCCCGCTATCCCTTATGTGGCACCGACGGCCCTCTGTACTCCTCTTTGTAGGATGTATCTACTCCTTCACCATTTATGACTGGTAACCTGGCCATTTGCTGATTCCCTGAAAGTCAGACCCTTGATCTCTATATTTGCCATCACGTGCACCATTACTCCTGTGGTTGACTTACTAATACCATAAATGTTCAGTATGTTGACTGCCAGGATTTTCCATTTAGCTTATGTAAGACACCGACCTTGAAAGGATTTAAAGAtattagtattatttgtatactactagtattattagtCTAAATGCTTGACATTTTTTCAGAACTCTGCCCTTGAGGAGTCACTCCTTGAGACTGAATCCAATTATGGCTCCCAAATTGGCCAGTTACAACGCCTGATCAATAACGTGGAGTCTGAATTGGGCCAGGTACGCTTTGATCTGGAGCAGCAAAATATTGAATACAAACTGCTTATGGACCAGAAGAACTACCTGGAAATGGAGATCGCCACATATAAACGTCTTATAGAGGGGCCTGACATGCAGCACATGAAAAGGTAATGGTTAGAAAAGACTTATGAAGTACATTGTACGTATGAAGCCATCTCTGCAATTTACTGACCACCACTGACCAAGGCTTTCCCTAGGCTTCGATTATCATGAAGCCCattgtatacagtatgttatatTTCCAAACTTGAGGGGTGATCCATTTTGGACAATCATTTTCTTTTTCACAAGGATGACTTGATAATAAGCTTACCCTAAGTTTGCTAGAACTTAAGCAGGCCATTCATGTTAGATGTGCATTGTCCAAATCtgctaaagtcaatgggattgatTGACAATGTAATGCAaaggttcccaaactttctgaAGGTGGGACCTACTTTTGACAAGAATTTTGCTGGGGACCTTTTTCTACCATACTTAGTCAAATTTGGAAAATAAATGTGCctatctgtattctgcctcttattctgctGTAATCTTAattttgttgtgctttttttgcagtttattcggtctttgattctgtactgccatcaggaattttgagcCCCCACTTTTACACAATGTATCTTACAGTTTCCTgtcctgtgacccccacacagtatatataatgttccccagtgatcCCTACACAATCTAAAATGCTCCACagcttctccacacagtataatgctccaaagcagcctcacacagtataaagctctacAGAGGCTCCAGAGGGTTTAAAGCTCCACAGTGGTACTACACATTATATAGCTCCACAGTGCTTCCACACTGTAAAATGCTTCACaatggcccccatagtataatgatccacaATGTCTCCATACAGCATAATGCTCAACAGTGTTTTCACACTGTATAAAGCTCCACACTGATTCCACACCATATAATATTCCACAAtgtctcccacagtataatgctcctcagtggctacCATACCATATAATTCTCCACAATGactgtcacagtataatgctctacagtgttcCCATACCATATAATGTTCCACATtgtctcccacagtataatgctccatagtggctgccacagtataatgctccacagtagccttaTACAGTAGActgcagcacacagtataatgctctacagtagccccccacattgtaatgctccacagtggcccacgtAGTATAATGCCTCGGATTGCT contains:
- the LOC142210044 gene encoding keratin, type I cytoskeletal 19-like — its product is MTQSTKQVKSGSIQGSCQTTTQNAPVHQTTSANSHQGTSHQIRHRRHFRAPSVHGGSGGKGISISNHFSQGWNTGIAHNSHGNHFASHGVHNILRYDGLLCCNEKEIMQQLNNRLASYMEKVCSLEQENSQLERNIREWYEKNQPDGLPDCSNYLRTIQELQNQIPAAYVENTKVFLDLDNAKMAADDFKNKLQLEMSLRTNIESDINGLQRVLERLNMEICSLQTTVQDLQDELQELKKGHQEEVNCLRTQLGARVSVEVDAAPCVDLNSVLSKIRQQYENLMERNLREVEEIFLARSEELNREVISGSELLQSVAGNLTELKRTVQTLEIELQSQRSMNSALEESLLETESNYGSQIGQLQRLINNVESELGQVRFDLEQQNIEYKLLMDQKNYLEMEIATYKRLIEGPDMQHMKSASIHQSENEQHQNFKVHQTTTKVYQNKC